A single genomic interval of Coccidioides posadasii str. Silveira chromosome 1, complete sequence harbors:
- a CDS encoding uncharacterized protein (EggNog:ENOG410PM2F~COG:S~BUSCO:7994at33183): MADSPETNDATSSDGEPIEYLATARARRSTAGQHMSSLLDAEADDDLALLFAEDEEDEEFTFGEQEDEGEDDGLVADYAEDMDLDSSSDEEDQGPDAKEDELEGERELEKQAKAERLAKKRKAQESLRLTALRKKVKIDPNLPSRSLTTPAPRQRKKSERISWLPTPEDGPTRSSSRMQTVRNKELTHARLKDSEQRRIRLIATMEEAAKRKESMKAKQMTQEDRLAEAEKTERINSKSLNRWEEMEKKRSEEQRARLEALQNRRLEGPVVTWWSGIAKWIDDKLAQVGVRSYTQAAEKEAGRKRKSKDVTHQGPPKAGQSKPSRQQEPDLKTEKAQSEIANSGKTGHPPANEDAPKDPKDEPKEPPGEGSVLLDGIHLYASMTDETLSVPADQSSNAQSRKVVADEGDPTQSTPGPAGTARLSEGATPAPEPKGQDTPTKVAISHQASSEQSTPSVIPTGAAKPPSTQDAASLEQPSGPVQLLPPPLSPPSNVSTENQGTDSTSTVQAGVNATPPTQVAPKIEISSRNCIILEDFDATTPQARSQYSILFNPRKPQKLQKPAQEYCPVTGRPARYRDPQTGIGYANTQAYREIRQVLGGRYAWSGFLGCFVGEFGGGARGVPERFLAPNVPPPQEILGPPPPVSGEGITIKSSPTATTAAATPTESQAGSGASG, from the exons ATGGCTGACTCTCCGGAAACGAACGACGCCACAAGCTCCGATGGCGAGCCTATCGAGTATCTTGCTACTGCACGAGCAAGGCGGAGCACGGCGGGACAGCATATGAGCAGTTTGCTCGATGCAGAGGCCGACGATGACCTAGCACTACTTTTTGcggaggacgaggaggatgaagaattCACGTTCGGCGAGCAGGAAGACGAAGGCGAAGATGACGGGTTGGTCGCGGACTATGCGGAAGATATGGATCTGGATTCCTCTTCCGATGAAGAGGACCAGGGCCCCGATGCAAAGGAAGATGAACTCGAAGGAGAAAGGGAGCTCGAGAAGCAAGCCAAAGCGGAACGATTGGCCAAGAAGCGAAAGGCGCAGGAATCGCTGCGGCTAACGGCATTACGCAAGAAGGTTAAAATAGACCCCAACCTGCCCTCTCGTTCGCTCACGACTCCTGCCCCGCGACAGAGGAAGAAATCCGAGAGAATATCTTGGCTGCCCACGCCGGAAGATGGGCCGACTCGGTCCTCCTCGCGTATGCAAACCGTACGAAATAAAGAGCTCACCCACGCTCGGTTGAAGGATAGCGAGCAAAGGCGCATACGACTAATAGCTACTATGGAAGAAGCTGCCAAGCGCAAGGAGAGCATGAAGGCCAAACAGATGACGCAGGAAGATAGACTAGCGGAGGCCGAAAAGACTGAACGTATAAacagcaagagcttgaatcGATGGGaggaaatggagaagaaGCGGAGCGAGGAACAACGGGCAAGGCTGGAGGCCCTGCAGAATCGTCGTCTGGAGGGTCCCGTGGTAACATGGTGGAGTGGAATAGCAAAGTGGATAGACGATAAGCTAGCTCAAGTGGGCGTCAGATCGTATACCCAAGCTGCTGAGAAGGAAGCGGGtcgaaaaaggaaaagcaaaGATGTAACGCATCAAGGACCACCCAAGGCTGGCCAATCCAAGCCATCGAGGCAACAAGAACCCGACCTCAAAACAGAAAAAGCTCAATCTGAAATAGCAAACTCAGGAAAAACGGGCCACCCACCAGCGAATGAAGATGCGCCGAAAGACCCTAAGGACGAGCCGAAAGAACCTCCAGGTGAGGGTTCGGTGCTTTTGGATGGCATCCACCTCTACGCATCTATGACTGATGAGACACTTTCTGTGCCGGCTGATCAATCGTCAAACGCGCAATCAAGAAAGGTAGTAGCGGACGAGGGAGATCCAACACAGTCCACTCCAGGCCCTGCGGGCACCGCACGGCTATCCGAGGGAGCAACACCGGCTCCAGAGCCTAAAGGGCAAGATACCCCGACGAAGGTTGCCATAAGCCatcaggcttcttctgagcAGTCAACTCCGTCGGTAATTCCAACAGGGGCCGCAAAACCACCATCAACCCAGGATGCGGCGTCGCTAGAACAACCTTCAGGACCCGTGCAACTACTTCCACCACCATTATCACCACCTTCAAATGTTTCTACCGAGAATCAAGGCACCGATTCAACATCCACTGTACAGGCTGGCGTGAATGCAACACCACCCACTCAAGTAGCGCCCAAAATCGAAATTTCGTCACGTAATTGCATTATTCTAGAAGACTTCGATGCCACCACACCCCAGGCACGAAGTCAATACAGTATCCTTTTCAACCCACGGAAGCCACAGAAACTACAAA AACCTGCGCAAGAATATTGTCCCGTGACAGGCCGGCCAGCCCGGTACCGCGATCCTCAAACGGGCATAGGCTACGCGAACACCCAGGCGTACCGAGAAATCCGTCAGGTCCTTGGGGGTCGATACGCCTGGAGTGGCTTCCTGGGATGCTTTGTGGGCGAATTTGGAGGGGGTGCACGGGGCGTGCCAGAGCGTTTCTTGGCTCCAAACGTGCCGCCGCCACAGGAGATTCTGGGGCCGCCGCCACCCGTCAGCGGAGAGGGTATCACCATCAAGTCATCCCCTACAGCTACTACGGCTGCTGCTACTCCTACTGAGTCCCAAGCAGGTTCGGGCGCGAGTGGTTGA